CCAAAATTTTCTTCTCCGCCGGTGCAATGATTTCATCATATACTTCCCTCGTCACCTCTGGGCGGGGCAAGTTCTGTACGCTGAGATAAATACCATCAGCGCCGCCGTCGCGGATGACTCGTTTAGCCAGCGAAGCCAAATCCTCAGACATCACATCCAGAATGTGCTTCAGTCCCGCCTTGTCTTCCTGCAGCAGCTTTATAAAATTGCCATTGGCATCCCCGTCCTTGCCGCGATACATAAACTCCAAATACCGCGGCGCCGCAAAGACGTTGTAAAAAGACAACACATCCTTGCCGAAAATAGCGGTTGCCTGTTTCACCAACTGCACCTGTTCTTCAATCCAAGGCGCGTTCTCACCGACCGGCTGCAGCTTCGCCACATCTTTCACGGAGCGGATTTCATGCAGCACCTCGTTAGGATACGCAAAATATCCATCACTCATTATTTTGACGAAATCCGGCTGAAAGCCCTCGTAAAATGCTTTTAAGCCGGCAATGTTTACCGCCGTTACCTCTGGATGACCCAAACCTTCCGCATGTTCCGGATCGTTTAGGAAATGATACCAGAACCCTACAGGAATACGATCCACCGGTTTATTGTTGAATGCTGCCAAAACTAATTCTCTTTTTGTTTGCGCCATTTGAAACACTCTCCTGCATCTTTTGATTTTTTAGGGAAACGAACACGGAACAACTAATTCTGTTAGAGCAAAAAAACAAAAGGCTAAGCACAGGATTTCTCCTCATGCTTAGCCTTCAATGTTTTTGATCAGCTACTGCTTGCAACTTTTATTTAATTTAACCATATACTACACGACACAAAATCGATTGTCAAGGAGG
The nucleotide sequence above comes from uncultured Anaeromusa sp.. Encoded proteins:
- a CDS encoding uroporphyrinogen decarboxylase family protein, with amino-acid sequence MAQTKRELVLAAFNNKPVDRIPVGFWYHFLNDPEHAEGLGHPEVTAVNIAGLKAFYEGFQPDFVKIMSDGYFAYPNEVLHEIRSVKDVAKLQPVGENAPWIEEQVQLVKQATAIFGKDVLSFYNVFAAPRYLEFMYRGKDGDANGNFIKLLQEDKAGLKHILDVMSEDLASLAKRVIRDGGADGIYLSVQNLPRPEVTREVYDEIIAPAEKKILAAANAASKNNILHICGYAGTRNELSWYQDYEANVINYAANVEEVKLSAGKKLFGGKAVIGGFDNTPQGELYNGTKEEIERRVEEIIADVGKTGVVVGADCTVPGDIEWQRLEWVRAKAAQL